In a genomic window of Amycolatopsis japonica:
- a CDS encoding cobyrinate a,c-diamide synthase, which produces MVNRVVIAAPGSGHGKTTIAAGLMAALRARGLKVSGHKVGPDFIDPSYHALATGRPPRNLDPFLQGEDRLIPLLRHGSAGADIAVIEGVMGLFDGALGTEGYASTAHVARLLDAPVVLVVDASAASRSVAATVLGFAQYDTRVRLAGVILNKLGSQRHADEIVTALEATGVPLLGTLYRNEEIHAPSRHLGLVPAAERASESERLLPELAAWISEGVDLGAIVQVARSASRLSGEPWRPPFAVEGRRSVVAAAAGPAFTFRYTEAVELLAAAGVDVVDVDPLQDKELPEGCAGLYFGGGFPEVHAEELSANLPLRTAIARAVGDGMPVVAECAGLLYLCQDIDGTPMTGVLDASATMTKRGKLGYRKAFSPADSVLAVAGQRVTGHEFHRTIIEPGSGPTPAWGWDRTPDGFASASLHASYLHVHWAGYPELAERFATAVHAHG; this is translated from the coding sequence ATGGTGAACCGCGTGGTCATCGCCGCGCCCGGGTCCGGGCACGGCAAGACCACGATCGCCGCGGGCCTGATGGCGGCGTTGCGCGCACGGGGGTTGAAGGTGTCCGGGCACAAGGTCGGGCCCGACTTCATCGACCCGAGCTACCACGCGCTGGCCACCGGACGGCCGCCGCGCAACCTCGACCCGTTCCTCCAGGGCGAGGACCGGCTGATCCCGTTGCTGCGGCACGGTTCCGCCGGTGCCGACATCGCCGTCATCGAAGGCGTGATGGGCCTGTTCGACGGCGCGCTCGGCACCGAGGGGTACGCCTCGACCGCGCACGTCGCCCGGTTGCTGGACGCGCCGGTGGTGCTCGTCGTGGACGCGTCGGCCGCGTCGCGCAGTGTCGCCGCGACCGTGCTCGGGTTCGCGCAGTACGACACCCGCGTCCGGCTCGCCGGCGTGATCCTCAACAAGCTGGGCTCGCAACGGCACGCGGACGAGATCGTCACCGCGCTGGAGGCGACCGGCGTCCCGCTGCTGGGAACGTTGTACCGCAACGAAGAGATCCACGCGCCCAGCCGTCACCTCGGCCTGGTCCCGGCGGCGGAACGGGCGAGCGAGTCCGAACGTCTGCTGCCGGAGCTGGCCGCGTGGATCAGCGAAGGGGTGGACCTCGGCGCGATCGTGCAGGTGGCGCGTTCGGCCTCCCGCCTTTCGGGGGAGCCCTGGCGGCCGCCGTTCGCGGTCGAGGGGCGGCGTTCGGTGGTCGCCGCGGCGGCCGGTCCGGCGTTCACCTTCCGCTACACCGAGGCCGTCGAACTGCTCGCCGCCGCGGGGGTCGACGTCGTCGACGTGGATCCCTTGCAGGATAAGGAACTCCCCGAAGGCTGCGCCGGGCTGTACTTCGGCGGTGGCTTCCCCGAGGTGCACGCCGAAGAGCTTTCGGCGAATCTCCCGCTGCGGACGGCGATCGCGCGGGCCGTCGGCGACGGAATGCCCGTCGTGGCGGAATGCGCGGGGCTGTTGTACCTGTGCCAGGACATCGACGGCACGCCGATGACCGGCGTCCTCGACGCGTCGGCCACCATGACGAAACGCGGAAAGCTGGGATACCGCAAGGCTTTCTCGCCCGCGGACAGTGTGCTCGCGGTCGCCGGGCAACGCGTCACCGGGCACGAATTCCACCGCACGATCATCGAACCCGGCAGCGGCCCGACCCCGGCCTGGGGCTGGGACCGCACTCCGGACGGCTTCGCGTCGGCGTCCCTGCACGCGTCGTACCTGCACGTCCATTGGGCGGGCTACCCTGAACTCGCCGAGCGGTTCGCCACCGCGGTGCACGCCCATGGCTGA
- the cobO gene encoding cob(I)yrinic acid a,c-diamide adenosyltransferase: MPQGKPETVPNDGLTTRQRRNRPLLAVHTGEMKGKSTAAFGMALRAWNQGWSIGVFQFVKSAKWRVGEEAAFRALGKLHEDTGQGGAVEWHKMGEGWSWARKSGSEEDHAENAREGWAEIKRRLAAETHDFYVLDEFSYLLKWGWLEVDDVVSTLSGRPGHQHVVITGRYAPPELIEAADLVTEMTKVKHPMDAGQKGQRGIEW; this comes from the coding sequence ATGCCACAGGGCAAACCGGAAACGGTGCCGAACGACGGTCTCACCACCCGCCAGCGGCGCAACCGCCCGCTGCTCGCCGTGCACACCGGTGAGATGAAGGGCAAGTCCACGGCCGCGTTCGGGATGGCGCTGCGCGCGTGGAACCAGGGCTGGTCGATCGGCGTGTTCCAGTTCGTCAAGTCGGCGAAATGGCGTGTCGGCGAGGAAGCCGCGTTCCGCGCGCTGGGCAAGCTGCACGAGGACACCGGCCAGGGCGGCGCCGTCGAGTGGCACAAGATGGGCGAAGGCTGGAGCTGGGCGCGTAAGTCCGGTTCCGAGGAGGACCACGCCGAGAACGCGCGTGAGGGCTGGGCCGAGATCAAACGCCGTCTCGCCGCCGAAACCCACGACTTCTACGTCCTCGACGAGTTCAGCTACCTGCTCAAATGGGGCTGGCTCGAAGTGGACGACGTCGTCTCGACGCTGAGCGGACGCCCCGGCCATCAGCACGTGGTGATCACCGGCCGGTACGCGCCGCCGGAGCTGATCGAGGCGGCGGACCTGGTCACCGAGATGACGAAGGTGAAGCATCCGATGGACGCCGGGCAAAAGGGCCAGCGAGGCATCGAATGGTGA
- the cobC gene encoding Rv2231c family pyridoxal phosphate-dependent protein CobC, with product MADYDLWHHGDREVGEGLVDLAVNVRLPAPPAWLRAELAAALDDLAAYPDVTAATAAVAARHSLPESQVLVTSGAAEAFTLLATALRPSCAVVVHPQFTEPEAALRAAGHAVRRVVLSPDDGFRLGDVPEEADLVFVGNPTNPTSVLHPAADLLALGRPDRLVVVDEAFLDAVPGETESVAGQPGFVVLRSLTKTWGIAGLRAGYVLADESVVDSLRAVQPPWSVSSLAAVAVVACCRPEALEEAEKLAVAAEADREYLVSGLTALGVEVLGEPRGPFVLVRLPGADGVRERLRENGFAVRRGDTFPGLDGRYLRIAVRDRETVDRFLAALAAVRRLPA from the coding sequence ATGGCTGACTACGATCTCTGGCATCACGGCGATCGCGAGGTCGGCGAGGGTCTCGTCGATCTGGCGGTCAACGTCCGCCTGCCGGCGCCGCCCGCTTGGCTGCGCGCCGAACTGGCGGCGGCGCTGGACGATCTGGCCGCCTATCCGGACGTCACCGCCGCCACGGCCGCGGTCGCCGCCCGGCACTCGTTGCCTGAGTCCCAGGTCTTGGTGACCTCCGGCGCGGCCGAGGCGTTCACGTTGCTGGCGACGGCGTTGCGGCCGTCGTGCGCGGTGGTCGTGCACCCGCAGTTCACCGAACCCGAAGCCGCCCTGCGCGCGGCAGGCCACGCCGTGCGGCGGGTGGTGTTGTCGCCCGACGACGGTTTCCGGCTGGGCGACGTCCCGGAGGAAGCCGATCTGGTCTTCGTCGGGAACCCCACGAACCCGACATCCGTGCTGCATCCGGCCGCGGACCTGCTCGCGCTGGGCCGCCCGGACCGGCTGGTCGTCGTCGACGAAGCCTTCCTCGACGCCGTCCCCGGCGAGACCGAAAGCGTTGCGGGGCAACCGGGTTTCGTCGTTCTCCGCAGCCTGACGAAGACGTGGGGGATCGCCGGGCTGCGCGCCGGGTACGTCCTGGCGGACGAGTCCGTTGTGGACAGTCTGCGCGCCGTCCAGCCCCCGTGGTCGGTGTCGTCGCTGGCCGCCGTCGCCGTGGTGGCGTGCTGCCGCCCGGAGGCGCTGGAGGAAGCCGAGAAACTGGCCGTGGCGGCGGAAGCGGACCGGGAGTACCTGGTTTCGGGCTTGACCGCTTTGGGGGTCGAGGTGCTGGGGGAGCCCCGGGGGCCTTTCGTGCTCGTGCGGCTCCCGGGCGCCGACGGCGTGCGGGAACGATTGCGGGAGAACGGCTTCGCCGTCCGCCGGGGGGACACCTTCCCGGGGCTGGACGGGCGGTACCTGCGGATCGCGGTGCGGGACCGGGAGACGGTGGACCGCTTCCTGGCGGCGCTCGCGGCGGTCAGGCGGCTCCCCGCT